From the genome of Gemmatimonadota bacterium:
ACCAGCGCGGCCTCATCAAGGGACGCCCCGGCGAGAAGCCGCGCTTCGGCGGAATCGTCTACGCCGAGAGCGCGGAGAAGGTGGCGTACTTCATCGATCGCTGCGATCGGCAGGGGATCCCCATCCTCTTCGTTCAGGACGTCTCCGGCTTCATGGTGGGGGCCGAGGCCGAACACGAGGGGATCATTCGGGCCGGCGCGCGGTTCGTGGAAGCGATGGCCTGCGCCCGCGTCCCCAAGTTGGTGCTGACGGTCAATCACGCCTCGGGCGCCGGCTACTACGCCATGGCGGGTCAGGGCTTCGATCCCGACTTCATCTTTTCATGGCCCACCGGGCGCATGGGGGTGATGGAAGGGGAAGCGGCGATCCAGGCCGTCCACGGGAATGCGCTCGACGCGGCCAAGAAGGCGGGGGCGCCCGTATCGCCCGAGGTGCAGGCCTCGGTCGACGAGATGCGTGCCGACTACGAACACCAGCTCGATGCGCGATACGCCGCTGCCCGCGGCTTTGTCGATGCCATCGTCCACCCCGAGGAGACGCGTCAAGTGCTCGGCGTCGCCCTTCGCGCGTCGTTGCACAACCCCGGGCCGCACATCGGGGCCTTTGTGCTCCCGCCTCAACCGGAGATTGCACGGTGAAACAGCTCGTACGAGTCGCCTCGGGACAGGGCTTCTGGGGTGACTGGCTAGAGGCTCCGCGCCGCCAGGTCGAAGGCGGTCAGGTCGACTACCTCATGCTCGACTATCTGGCCGAAGTCACGATGTCGATTCTCCAGAAGCAGAAGGAGCGCGACCCGAAGATGGGGTATGCGCGCGACTTCATCGGGGCGATCGAGTCGGTGCTGCCGGGCATCGTGGAGCGCGGGGTGAAGGTGATCGCCAACGCCGGCGGGGTGAATCCGCGGTCCTGTGCCGACGCGCTCCTCGAGCTCGCCGATCGGAAGGGGGTGCGCGGGAAGCTGGCGTTAGGCGTCGTGACCGGTGACGACCTGCTCCCACGCCTGGACGAACTCATGGCACAGGGGCACGCGCTGGCCAACATGGACACCGGCGAGCCACTCGCGCTCGTCCGCGACCGCGTCCTCTCGGCCAACGCCTACATCGGCTCCACGCCCATCATCGAGGCGTTAGGCAAGGGGGCCAACATCGTCATCACCGGTCGCTCGACCGATACCGCGTTGACGATGGCGCCGCTGCGCTACGAGTTCGGCTGGGGCCCCACGGAGTGGGACAAGCTGGCCGCGGGGATCATCGCCGGCCACATCATCGAATGTGGCGCCCAGTGCTCGGGGGGCAACTGCCTCAAGGACTGGGACACGATCCCCGACGTCTGGAACGTCGGCTACCCGATCGTGGATGCCCGTCCCGACGGCACCTTCGAGATCTGCAAGCACGACAACACCGGCGGGCGCATCGACGTCTCCACCGTCACCGAACAGTTGGTGTACGAGATGGGCGATCCGCACGCCTACATCACCCCCGACGTCGTGGCCGATTTCACCTCGATCCACCTCGAGCCGGCCGGCGAGAACCGCGTGCGCGTCTTCGGGATCACGGGACGCGAAGCCACCGACAAGCTCAAGGTGTCGATCGCCTATCGCGCCGGCTACAAGGCCGTCGGGACGCTCGTCTACGCCTGGCCCGACGCGCTGCGCAAGGCGGAGGCAGCCGACCAGATCCTGCGCCGCCGCCTGGAGTACCTCGGCCTCTCGTTCGACACGATCGTCACCGAGTTCGTCGGGGTGAGCGCCACGCACGGTCCGCTCTCGGGCGATCATCGCGACGCCCCCGAGGTGCAACTCCGGGTTGGGGTGCGCGGACAGGACAAGGCGATGGTCGAGCGCTTTACGCGCGAACTCATCCCCATGGTGCTCAACGGGCCGCCGAGCGTGACGGGCTTTGCCGCCGGGCGCCCCAAGGTAGAGGAGATCGTCGCCTACTGGCCGGCGCTCATCGACAAGTCCGTCGTCACGACGCAGGTGGAGGTGGTGCGATGAAGGTCCGACTGCTCGACCTCGCCCATGCCCGTTCCGGCGACAAGGGGGACACGGCCAACGTCGGCGTGATCGCCCTCAAGCCGGAGTGGTTCCCGTTGCTCGCGCGCGAACTCAGCGTGGCGCGCGTGACGGAGCACTTTCGCGGCGTCATCACCGGCGGCGTGCAGCGCTACGAACTGCCCAACCTCAAGGCGATCAACTTCCTGTTGCACGGTGCGCTGGACGGCGGGGGCACGCTCTCGCTCAAGACCGACGCGCAAGGGAAGGTCTTCTCCACGGCCATGCTGCGCATGGTGCTCGACATTCCTGACGCCGAGGCCAAGGCGTTGGGGCTGCCGGCCGCACCGTAGGCGACCGTGGAGTCCGCGACGATGAGCACGCTGACCAAGGTGAAGCTCGGGCTCACGCTCATCGGGCTCATTCTGTTTGCGTACGGCGCCCGGATGGACGTTGCGACCATCCGTTCGATCGGCATCGGCTTCGTGGCGGTGGCGTGGGCAATGCGCTTCGTGCGGCGCGTGCACCCTCCACAGAGCCCGACGGAATAGGACGCCGGGGGGAGCGGGGCGCGTAGGCGCTCCCCCCGCGGTTCAGCAGATGCGCGGGAGTTGTTCCCCGATCTGCATCGTGATCACGCGACTCGCGCCGATCCCGGTGCGCCCGATCAACATCCCCGGATGCTGGTCGGTCACCTCGCCGATGATCGCCGCATCGGCACCGAGCGGATGCGCGCGCAACGCCTGGAGTGCCGCCTGCGCGGTGTTCCCCGGGACGATGGCCAGCAGCTTTCCCTCATTGGCCACGAAGTAGGGGTCGAGGCCGAGCAGTTCGCACGCCGAGCGGACCTGCGGCTTGACGGGGACGTCATCCTCTCGCACGACCATCCCCACCTTGGCTTCGCTGGCGATCTCGTTGAGCGCCGAGGCAAGGCCGCCCCGCGTGGGGTCACGCAACACGTGCACGTCAGGGACGGCGGCCAGGAGGGCCGCGACCAGCGTGTGCAGCGACGCACAGTCGCTCTCGATGGTCGTCTCGAACTCCAGCCCCTCACGCACGCTCATGATGGCCATGCCATGGTCGCCTAACGTCCCGCTCAACAGGATCGCATCACCCGGGCGGGCGCGCTGCGGGGCGATGTGCACCCCCTCGGCAATGAGGCCGATGCCCGATGTATTGATGTAGACACCGTCACCACGCCCGCGCTCGACCACCTTGGTGTCGCCGGTCACGATGGTGACCCCGGCGGCGCGTGCCGCCGCCGCCATGTCGGTCACGATGCGACCCAGCGACTCCATCGGGAACCCTTCCTCGAGGATGAAGCCGGCCGACAGGTGCAAAGGCGTCGCCCCGCTCATCGCCAGGTCGTTCACCGTCCCGTGGACCGCCAGGGCACCGATGCTCCCGCCCGGGAAGAAGAGCGGCCGGACGACAAACGAATCGGTGGAGTAGGCCAGGCGCCCCGCCGGGACCTGGACGACCGCCGAGTCGCTCATGCGGTCGAGCGCTGCATTGGAGAAGGCCGGCTTGAAGATGTGCTCCACCAGCTCCGCGGAGAGCGTCCCGCCGCCACCATGCCCCATCACGATGGCGGGGTAGTCCCGGAGCGGGAGCGGGCAGGACCAGGCACTGACGTCGAGGGGGGCAGACACGAAATGCGGGACGGGAGAGGGGAGGGGGGAGGGGGGACACGAAAGACGGGAGGGGCGTCTACGGCGCCGGGCGCGCCACGTATCCGGCGAGGGCCGTCCTACGCGTTGGCCCGTTCCAGGGTGACGAAGCGGCCGTAATTGTAGTACGCGGCACAGGCCCCCTCCGTCGACACCATGGTGGCGCCTAACGGGTTGCGTGGCGTGCACTCCTTGCCGAACGCCTCGCACTGGTTGGGCTTGATCGCCCCCTGCAGCACCTCGCCCGCGCGACACAACGTCGACTCCACGGTATTGATGTGCCCCACGTCGAAGCGCGGCTCGGCGTCGAAGTCGCGATAGGCCGCCGAGAGGCGCCAGCCGCTCTGCGGGATCGTCCCGATGCCACGCCACGCACGATCGGAGACCTCGAACACCTCCTCCAGCAGCGCCTGCGCCGGCCGGTTGCCATCGAAGGTCACCACGCGCTCGTAGGCGTTCTCCACGCGCGCCTCCCCGCTCTCGAGCTGGCGGACCGTGCGGCGAATCCCGTCCAGCACATCCAGCGGCTCGAATCCGGTGATCACGATGGGGACGTGATGCGTGCTGGCGAGGGGCGGGTACTGCCAGAAGCCCATCACGCTGCACACATGCCCCGCGGCAAGGAAGCCCTGCACCCGGTTGCTGGGGGCGCGCATGATGGCATCGATCGCCGGCGGCACGAGGACGTGCGACACGAGCATCGAGAAGTTCTGCAAGCCCTCCCTCTTCGCCAGGTGCACGGCCATCGCATTGGCCGGGGCCGTCGTCTCGAAGCCGATCCCGAAGAAGACCACCTGCTTATCGGGATTGGTCCTCGCCAGCTGCACCGCATCGAGCGGCGAGTACACGACGCGTACGTCGCCCCCCTCGCTCTTGACGCGGAACAGGTCGCGGTCGCTCCCGGGGACGCGGAGCATGTCCCCAAACGAGGTGAAGATGACCCCCGGCCTGGCGGCGATGGCCAGCGCCTTGTCGATCACCTCGAGCGGCGTGACGCACACCGGACACCCGGGGCCGTGGATCAGCTCGATCTCGGATGGGAGGAGCTGGTCGATCCCGTTGCGCAGGATGCTGTGCGTCTGCCCACCGCACACCTCCATGATCGCCCACGGCCGCGTGGTCATCGCCCGGATCTCGGCGGCCAGCCGCTGGGCAATGGCGCCGTCGCGAAACTCCGTGAGGTACTTCATGTGAGCGACGGTGGCACCGGGCACGCGTCGGGGGCCGCATACGCCTCGTCAGGCACTTCGCCGAGCTCTT
Proteins encoded in this window:
- a CDS encoding DUF1446 domain-containing protein, whose amino-acid sequence is MKQLVRVASGQGFWGDWLEAPRRQVEGGQVDYLMLDYLAEVTMSILQKQKERDPKMGYARDFIGAIESVLPGIVERGVKVIANAGGVNPRSCADALLELADRKGVRGKLALGVVTGDDLLPRLDELMAQGHALANMDTGEPLALVRDRVLSANAYIGSTPIIEALGKGANIVITGRSTDTALTMAPLRYEFGWGPTEWDKLAAGIIAGHIIECGAQCSGGNCLKDWDTIPDVWNVGYPIVDARPDGTFEICKHDNTGGRIDVSTVTEQLVYEMGDPHAYITPDVVADFTSIHLEPAGENRVRVFGITGREATDKLKVSIAYRAGYKAVGTLVYAWPDALRKAEAADQILRRRLEYLGLSFDTIVTEFVGVSATHGPLSGDHRDAPEVQLRVGVRGQDKAMVERFTRELIPMVLNGPPSVTGFAAGRPKVEEIVAYWPALIDKSVVTTQVEVVR
- the hypE gene encoding hydrogenase expression/formation protein HypE; translated protein: MGHGGGGTLSAELVEHIFKPAFSNAALDRMSDSAVVQVPAGRLAYSTDSFVVRPLFFPGGSIGALAVHGTVNDLAMSGATPLHLSAGFILEEGFPMESLGRIVTDMAAAARAAGVTIVTGDTKVVERGRGDGVYINTSGIGLIAEGVHIAPQRARPGDAILLSGTLGDHGMAIMSVREGLEFETTIESDCASLHTLVAALLAAVPDVHVLRDPTRGGLASALNEIASEAKVGMVVREDDVPVKPQVRSACELLGLDPYFVANEGKLLAIVPGNTAQAALQALRAHPLGADAAIIGEVTDQHPGMLIGRTGIGASRVITMQIGEQLPRIC
- the hypD gene encoding hydrogenase formation protein HypD gives rise to the protein MKYLTEFRDGAIAQRLAAEIRAMTTRPWAIMEVCGGQTHSILRNGIDQLLPSEIELIHGPGCPVCVTPLEVIDKALAIAARPGVIFTSFGDMLRVPGSDRDLFRVKSEGGDVRVVYSPLDAVQLARTNPDKQVVFFGIGFETTAPANAMAVHLAKREGLQNFSMLVSHVLVPPAIDAIMRAPSNRVQGFLAAGHVCSVMGFWQYPPLASTHHVPIVITGFEPLDVLDGIRRTVRQLESGEARVENAYERVVTFDGNRPAQALLEEVFEVSDRAWRGIGTIPQSGWRLSAAYRDFDAEPRFDVGHINTVESTLCRAGEVLQGAIKPNQCEAFGKECTPRNPLGATMVSTEGACAAYYNYGRFVTLERANA